The following are from one region of the Melaminivora suipulveris genome:
- a CDS encoding DUF6094 domain-containing protein, translating into MALMFPRLARNFVKNGYFPTDEPTLERALNALMPSAPESNGPMCILDPCAGEGVAIAEAAHALGREQAKAFAVEFDAERARHARSLVDHCLHADLMDTMISKQSFGLLWLNPPYGDLSKDVNGNIGYQGQGRARLEKLFYQRTLPLLQYGGVLVFIVPGYVLDAELVGWLTRHYTDLRIYRAVETQFKQVVIFGRRVRQREQTPDGVKAVRNLLLQVGLGEVEAEELPSEWPFLPYIVPASPAEPGHFFRVTMEPEQFADEVGRLQGLWPSRDTQLGAAQQTLRPPARALSHWHLALALAAGAISGVVQSKTGRVLVVKGDTHKDKTLQREFTEREDGSIAETRILTDKFVPVIRAWDMTPGSPTRGEVLTIR; encoded by the coding sequence ATGGCTCTCATGTTCCCGCGGCTCGCCCGCAATTTCGTGAAGAACGGGTACTTCCCGACCGACGAACCGACGCTCGAAAGAGCACTCAATGCACTGATGCCCAGTGCGCCTGAATCCAATGGACCGATGTGCATCCTCGATCCCTGCGCCGGCGAAGGCGTGGCGATTGCCGAAGCGGCTCATGCCCTGGGGCGCGAGCAGGCCAAAGCGTTCGCCGTCGAGTTCGACGCAGAGCGGGCGCGCCATGCCCGCAGCCTGGTCGATCACTGCCTGCACGCGGATCTGATGGACACGATGATTTCCAAGCAGTCCTTCGGGCTGCTCTGGCTCAATCCGCCATATGGCGACCTGTCCAAGGACGTCAACGGCAACATTGGCTATCAGGGTCAGGGCCGTGCCCGCCTCGAAAAACTGTTCTACCAGCGCACGCTGCCCCTGTTGCAGTACGGCGGCGTGCTGGTCTTCATCGTTCCCGGCTACGTGCTCGACGCCGAGCTGGTCGGCTGGCTGACGCGCCACTACACCGACCTGCGCATCTACCGAGCGGTGGAAACGCAGTTCAAGCAGGTGGTGATCTTCGGACGCCGGGTGCGCCAGCGCGAGCAGACGCCCGATGGCGTCAAGGCCGTGCGCAATCTGCTGCTGCAGGTTGGGCTTGGCGAAGTCGAAGCCGAGGAGCTGCCGAGCGAATGGCCGTTCCTGCCGTACATAGTCCCCGCCAGTCCGGCCGAGCCGGGGCATTTCTTCCGCGTGACGATGGAGCCGGAGCAGTTCGCCGATGAGGTTGGCAGGCTGCAAGGCCTCTGGCCGTCGCGGGATACGCAGTTGGGAGCCGCGCAGCAGACGCTGCGTCCTCCGGCGCGAGCCTTGTCCCACTGGCATCTCGCCCTCGCTCTGGCCGCGGGCGCGATCTCGGGAGTCGTGCAATCCAAGACGGGGCGCGTACTCGTCGTCAAAGGTGACACCCACAAGGACAAGACGCTCCAGCGGGAATTCACCGAACGCGAAGACGGCTCGATTGCCGAGACGCGCATCCTCACCGACAAGTTCGTTCCCGTCATCCGCGCCTGGGACATGACGCCTGGCTCCCCGACACGGGGCGAGGTGTTGACCATTCGCTGA